From a region of the Pukyongiella litopenaei genome:
- a CDS encoding acyl-CoA dehydrogenase family protein encodes MNFDLTEERQMLQDTLRRYLADRYDTGVRNAILDSDTGFSAEIWAGLAELGVIGALFSEADGGFGGAGFDIAVVFEELGRAGVVEPMLDTAILGGGLVAALGNAEQKALVEDVIAGGAHLALAHGEPASRYDLNRVETTARTEADAIVLNGRKAVVANAEAAGHLIVSARESGAVDEPDGISLFLVPAGMAGVTLTGYPMFAGGRAAEVVLDDARLPASARLGAAGAAFPALETAVARAGVAMAAETLGAMHAATALTREYLLTRKQFGRPIGTFQALQHRFADMLIELEQAQSAVINAAGHLGEDAPRRDLHVASTRNLIGRVGRLVAEESIQMHGGIAMTQEYELAHIAKRIVMADHRFGDTDYHLERFIALSTAAA; translated from the coding sequence ATGAATTTCGATCTTACCGAAGAACGGCAGATGCTGCAGGACACGCTGCGGCGATACCTGGCCGACCGCTACGATACCGGCGTCCGCAACGCGATCCTCGACAGCGACACCGGGTTCAGCGCCGAGATCTGGGCCGGGCTGGCCGAGCTGGGCGTCATCGGCGCGCTGTTTTCCGAGGCTGACGGCGGCTTCGGCGGCGCCGGGTTCGACATCGCCGTGGTGTTCGAGGAACTGGGCCGTGCCGGCGTGGTCGAACCGATGCTGGACACCGCCATCCTGGGCGGCGGCCTGGTCGCCGCGCTGGGCAACGCCGAGCAGAAGGCGCTGGTCGAGGACGTGATCGCCGGCGGCGCGCATCTGGCGCTGGCCCATGGCGAACCGGCCAGCCGCTATGACCTGAACCGGGTGGAAACCACCGCCCGGACCGAGGCTGACGCCATCGTGCTGAACGGGCGCAAGGCCGTCGTGGCCAATGCCGAGGCGGCCGGTCACCTGATCGTCTCGGCCCGCGAAAGCGGCGCGGTGGACGAACCGGATGGTATCTCGCTGTTCCTCGTTCCGGCGGGCATGGCGGGCGTGACGCTGACAGGCTATCCGATGTTCGCCGGCGGACGCGCCGCCGAGGTGGTGCTGGACGATGCCCGCCTGCCCGCCTCTGCCCGTCTGGGCGCGGCCGGGGCGGCGTTCCCGGCGCTGGAAACCGCCGTGGCGCGTGCCGGCGTGGCGATGGCCGCCGAAACGCTGGGCGCGATGCACGCAGCAACCGCGCTGACCCGCGAATACCTGCTGACCCGCAAGCAGTTCGGCCGCCCGATCGGCACGTTCCAGGCCCTGCAGCACCGGTTCGCCGACATGCTGATCGAACTGGAACAGGCGCAATCCGCGGTGATCAACGCCGCCGGCCACCTGGGCGAGGATGCCCCCCGGCGCGACCTGCATGTCGCATCGACGCGCAACCTGATCGGGCGCGTGGGCCGGCTGGTGGCCGAGGAATCGATCCAGATGCATGGCGGCATCGCGATGACGCAGGAATACGAACTGGCCCATATCGCCAAGCGCATCGTGATGGCCGATCACCGGTTCGGCGACACCGATTACCATCTGGAGCGGTTCATTGCCCTCTCGACCGCGGCAGCCTGA
- a CDS encoding acyl-CoA dehydrogenase family protein, with the protein MDLAYSPEEQAFRDEVRAFLAENLPDDMADAVKAGRDLGKETYDRWHAILNQRGWLAPNWPKEFGGCEWNAVQRHIFDEECSFAGTPRVVPFGLTMLGPVLQKFGSKQQQDRFLPRILSGEDWWCQGYSEPGAGSDLASLKTRAVRDGDHYVVNGQKTWTTLGQYANWIFCLVRTDPEVKHQEGISFLLIDMDTPGIEVRPIVLLDGTPEVNEVFFDNVRVPVGNLVGEENKGWTYAKYLLTHERTNIAQVGSSQAGLAAVKRMARAEMSGGRPLIENPHFAARLAQVEIDLMAMATTNLRIISQAAVGQAPGVEASMLKVKGTVIRQEINDLARRAAGPYALPFASEAVEGSNEPAAGAGPVSAQYFNNRKLSIFGGSNEIQRGIIAKVKLGGGK; encoded by the coding sequence ATGGATCTGGCATATTCACCCGAGGAACAGGCGTTCCGCGACGAGGTGCGCGCGTTTCTGGCCGAAAACCTGCCCGACGACATGGCCGACGCGGTAAAGGCGGGGCGCGATCTGGGCAAGGAGACCTATGACCGCTGGCACGCGATCCTGAACCAAAGGGGCTGGCTGGCGCCGAACTGGCCGAAGGAATTCGGCGGCTGCGAATGGAACGCGGTGCAGCGCCATATCTTCGACGAGGAATGTTCCTTTGCCGGGACGCCGCGGGTGGTGCCCTTCGGGCTGACCATGCTGGGGCCGGTGCTGCAGAAATTCGGCAGCAAGCAACAGCAGGACCGGTTCCTGCCGCGCATCCTGTCGGGCGAGGACTGGTGGTGCCAGGGCTATTCCGAACCCGGCGCCGGGTCGGATCTCGCCAGCCTCAAGACCCGCGCCGTGCGCGACGGCGATCACTATGTGGTCAACGGCCAGAAGACTTGGACCACCCTGGGGCAGTATGCCAACTGGATCTTCTGCCTGGTGCGCACCGATCCCGAGGTCAAGCACCAGGAAGGCATTTCCTTCCTGCTGATCGACATGGACACGCCGGGGATCGAGGTGCGTCCGATCGTGCTGCTCGACGGGACACCCGAGGTGAACGAGGTGTTTTTCGACAATGTGCGCGTGCCGGTCGGAAACCTGGTGGGCGAGGAAAACAAGGGCTGGACCTATGCCAAATACCTGCTGACCCACGAGCGCACCAACATCGCGCAGGTCGGGTCGTCGCAGGCGGGGCTGGCCGCGGTGAAACGCATGGCGCGGGCCGAGATGTCCGGTGGCCGCCCCCTGATCGAGAACCCGCATTTCGCCGCCCGGCTGGCGCAGGTCGAGATCGACCTGATGGCGATGGCCACCACCAACCTGCGGATCATCTCGCAGGCGGCGGTGGGACAGGCGCCAGGGGTCGAGGCCTCGATGCTCAAGGTCAAGGGCACGGTGATCCGGCAGGAGATCAACGATCTCGCCCGCCGCGCGGCCGGCCCCTACGCGCTGCCCTTCGCCTCCGAAGCGGTCGAGGGCAGCAATGAACCGGCGGCCGGGGCAGGCCCGGTATCGGCGCAGTATTTCAACAATCGCAAACTGTCGATCTTTGGCGGATCGAACGAGATCCAGCGCGGGATCATCGCCAAGGTCAAGCTGGGGGGCGGCAAATGA